From the genome of Psychrilyobacter atlanticus DSM 19335, one region includes:
- a CDS encoding NUDIX hydrolase, producing the protein MGCKLITVDKRFRYRAAAIIIEGGDILFAKNERDSYYYSVGGAVKIGESAEDAVRREVLEETGIAYEVERLAFIHENFFEGKGGTLKKGVKCHEVCFYYLMKSRGTRELKSDSFATDGIREFMKWLPIEKLETYEAHPKFFIKELQSIGEHVKHITTKE; encoded by the coding sequence ATGGGTTGTAAATTAATAACAGTTGATAAACGGTTTAGATATAGAGCTGCCGCTATAATCATTGAAGGTGGAGATATTCTTTTTGCTAAAAATGAAAGAGATAGTTATTACTATTCTGTAGGTGGAGCAGTAAAAATAGGCGAATCTGCAGAAGATGCAGTTAGACGAGAAGTTTTAGAAGAAACAGGGATAGCATATGAAGTTGAAAGACTTGCTTTCATCCACGAAAATTTCTTTGAGGGTAAAGGCGGAACACTAAAAAAAGGGGTAAAATGTCACGAAGTCTGTTTCTATTATTTAATGAAGTCTAGAGGAACAAGAGAATTAAAAAGTGATAGCTTTGCAACAGATGGAATAAGAGAATTTATGAAGTGGCTTCCAATAGAAAAATTAGAAACTTATGAAGCACATCCAAAATTTTTTATTAAGGAGCTCCAAAGCATAGGAGAACATGTTAAACATATTACAACAAAAGAATAA
- a CDS encoding CPBP family glutamic-type intramembrane protease — translation MVKILTTTFKFLLVILVFWGSFISSFYVADFFKIKDIRFMMIVTLILITFFLYILKLFKFKEVFGGWKIKKEIFFWSFIYMIANCFLNYIIDSLFHPSIPPSKIFDSKSLENLVFIAFLIPLMEEVVFRGIVCNILKNKFSMFITILISGLIFATIHWIPGITFIITGSTFYFGYIYLKTKSLWNPVIVHVINNSIAALIIILGKDEAIETINLGMFGYIVGSISLLLCFYNFYRMYKGIHFEKPLKIGEIKEGVK, via the coding sequence ATGGTTAAAATTTTAACTACAACATTTAAATTCTTACTAGTAATTTTAGTATTTTGGGGATCCTTTATTTCATCATTTTACGTAGCTGATTTTTTTAAAATTAAAGATATAAGATTTATGATGATAGTCACTTTGATCTTAATTACATTTTTTCTATATATACTTAAACTATTTAAATTTAAAGAGGTTTTTGGAGGATGGAAAATAAAAAAAGAAATATTTTTTTGGAGTTTCATTTATATGATAGCCAATTGCTTTTTAAACTATATTATTGACAGCTTATTTCATCCCTCAATACCTCCAAGTAAAATATTTGATTCAAAATCCCTAGAGAATCTAGTTTTTATTGCTTTTCTAATACCACTTATGGAAGAGGTAGTTTTTAGGGGCATAGTATGTAATATCTTAAAAAATAAATTTTCTATGTTTATAACAATTTTAATTTCAGGGTTGATATTTGCCACGATTCATTGGATCCCTGGTATAACGTTTATAATAACAGGAAGTACTTTTTATTTTGGATATATATATTTAAAAACTAAATCTTTATGGAATCCAGTTATTGTTCATGTAATAAATAATTCTATAGCTGCTTTAATAATTATTTTGGGAAAAGATGAGGCAATTGAAACTATCAATTTAGGAATGTTTGGTTATATAGTTGGTTCTATCTCTCTCCTCCTTTGTTTTTATAATTTTTATAGGATGTATAAAGGTATTCATTTTGAAAAACCATTAAAAATAGGGGAGATTAAAGAGGGTGTCAAATAA
- a CDS encoding ATP-binding cassette domain-containing protein, with protein MKTYIYINIFKNLFYVFLGAISQPLIAFAYTLINLDKNNLDNTVITIIKTILPLIILGVLVSGISYIGKSNISNEILNRVRKDLFKNILNTPLNKFYEKDSGEYYNIILKKVETWKNRTFDQTFNIIQNCIEISFLFILVFNINFIGGIVCLIFLIPLILNNLIFPKKIDKMFRAYLNKYDSLITSTKEYLSGFEIIKISSLNEIFLKKFNKVSDDINVEEKKIDFVCNLSGIIANTCVVLSQISGILISIYLYITKNITFGELLALIQIVFFLNEPVIKLINSIISYNSNKSLNTELETILKNNQESIDSDIKISAINFVDTSYKYKEKNINTINKFNKVFFKNKKYLITGKSGSGKTTLFNLIVGKIMPTQGGIFVNEGIPSINALKNNIFVVSQNNFIFNDTIKNNIDIHEKYSENEVLEVIEKVHLTELVYSKKEKLNSIINDEVVKISAGEKARIGLARAMLSSADVILIDEALASLDNNTAINIEKLILEITNKMVIHISHKSNLDYIKQYDEVIKLA; from the coding sequence ATGAAAACATATATATATATCAATATCTTTAAAAATTTATTCTACGTATTTTTAGGTGCAATATCTCAACCACTTATTGCTTTTGCGTATACATTAATAAATTTAGATAAGAATAATTTAGATAATACAGTAATAACAATTATAAAAACCATATTGCCATTAATAATTTTAGGGGTATTAGTTTCAGGAATTTCTTATATAGGTAAAAGTAATATATCTAACGAAATATTAAATAGAGTTAGAAAGGATTTATTTAAAAATATTCTAAATACTCCTCTTAATAAGTTTTATGAAAAAGATAGTGGTGAATACTATAATATTATTTTAAAAAAAGTTGAAACTTGGAAAAATAGAACATTTGATCAAACATTTAATATTATACAAAACTGCATTGAAATTAGTTTTTTATTTATATTAGTATTTAACATAAACTTTATAGGAGGCATAGTCTGTTTAATTTTTCTAATTCCACTTATATTAAACAATCTTATCTTCCCAAAAAAAATTGATAAAATGTTTCGTGCTTATTTGAATAAATATGATAGTTTGATCACTTCAACAAAAGAGTATTTAAGTGGCTTTGAAATTATAAAAATTAGTTCTTTAAATGAAATTTTCTTGAAAAAATTTAATAAAGTATCTGATGATATTAACGTTGAAGAGAAAAAAATTGATTTTGTATGTAATTTAAGTGGAATTATAGCTAATACATGTGTTGTTTTATCTCAAATTTCAGGTATTTTAATAAGTATATATTTATATATAACAAAAAATATAACTTTTGGAGAACTACTTGCTTTAATTCAAATTGTATTTTTTTTAAATGAACCAGTAATAAAGCTTATAAATTCTATTATTAGTTATAATTCAAATAAATCGCTTAATACAGAGTTAGAAACAATATTAAAAAATAACCAAGAATCAATAGATAGCGATATAAAAATTTCAGCAATAAATTTTGTAGACACCTCATATAAATATAAAGAAAAAAACATTAATACAATTAATAAATTTAATAAAGTTTTTTTTAAGAATAAAAAATATTTAATTACTGGAAAAAGTGGCAGTGGAAAAACTACACTATTTAATCTAATTGTTGGTAAAATTATGCCAACCCAGGGTGGAATTTTTGTTAATGAAGGTATTCCATCAATAAATGCACTAAAAAACAATATATTTGTAGTCTCTCAAAATAATTTTATATTTAATGATACAATAAAAAACAACATTGATATACATGAAAAATATTCAGAAAATGAAGTTTTAGAAGTTATAGAAAAAGTTCACTTAACGGAATTGGTTTATTCGAAGAAAGAAAAATTAAATAGTATTATTAATGATGAAGTTGTAAAAATTTCAGCAGGTGAGAAGGCTAGAATAGGGTTAGCTAGAGCTATGTTAAGTAGTGCAGACGTTATTTTAATAGATGAGGCTTTAGCTTCATTAGACAATAATACAGCAATAAATATAGAAAAGTTAATTTTAGAAATAACAAATAAAATGGTTATTCATATTTCACATAAATCCAATTTAGATTATATTAAACAATATGACGAAGTGATAAAATTAGCTTAA
- a CDS encoding nitrilase-related carbon-nitrogen hydrolase yields MRNIYLVVLLMLSLNFSAMGEEVKIAIASIDQAWLSPKRSVELIKENAYIASENGAGLIVFSESFIGGYPYWHYIHATIDLNYNYEKYLDFYNASITKDGYEMKKLQSYAKRYKIAMIVPFNERNEDENYKSVYNSAVFIDKKGKIKHITRKTRASHTEKLFWAEPKDPDIRVVKLAGINVAYNSCWQTYLPLIRGIQYAQGAQLIVVGTQDQGEEWNSFIKSVALEGHVYLASVTQMYQWEEIEKKDPELAHEFKQVMNNVFKLIPPKIQTGDGMLIDPWGKVVIKGKSMESKLVYGIINTDENVKSSMYKDATTNYRLPIDVSYRGRQYIKDGFAVDKIIK; encoded by the coding sequence ATGAGGAATATTTATTTAGTTGTATTGTTAATGTTAAGCTTGAACTTCTCTGCTATGGGAGAGGAAGTGAAAATTGCTATAGCTTCTATTGATCAAGCCTGGCTGTCACCTAAACGTTCGGTTGAATTAATTAAAGAAAATGCTTATATAGCTTCTGAAAATGGAGCTGGATTAATAGTTTTTTCTGAAAGTTTTATTGGGGGCTACCCATATTGGCATTATATTCACGCAACAATTGATTTAAATTATAACTATGAAAAATATTTAGATTTTTATAATGCTTCAATAACAAAAGACGGTTACGAAATGAAAAAATTACAGTCATATGCTAAAAGGTATAAAATTGCAATGATTGTTCCTTTCAACGAAAGAAATGAAGATGAAAATTATAAATCTGTCTATAATTCTGCTGTTTTTATAGACAAAAAAGGTAAGATAAAACATATTACCAGAAAAACAAGAGCTTCTCATACAGAAAAATTGTTTTGGGCAGAACCAAAAGATCCGGATATTAGAGTTGTTAAACTTGCAGGTATAAACGTGGCTTATAATTCCTGCTGGCAGACGTATTTACCTTTAATCAGGGGGATTCAATATGCTCAAGGTGCTCAGCTCATAGTAGTAGGAACCCAGGATCAAGGAGAAGAATGGAATTCATTTATAAAATCTGTTGCTCTTGAAGGTCATGTTTATTTAGCTTCTGTAACTCAAATGTATCAATGGGAAGAAATAGAAAAAAAAGATCCGGAATTGGCTCATGAATTTAAACAAGTAATGAATAATGTGTTTAAGCTAATTCCTCCTAAAATTCAAACTGGTGACGGAATGTTAATTGATCCATGGGGAAAGGTTGTTATAAAAGGTAAAAGTATGGAAAGTAAATTAGTTTATGGAATAATAAATACCGATGAAAATGTAAAATCATCCATGTATAAAGATGCGACGACAAATTATCGTTTACCAATAGATGTTTCTTACCGTGGAAGACAATATATCAAAGATGGTTTTGCAGTAGATAAAATAATAAAATAA
- a CDS encoding nitrite/sulfite reductase, with product MISEEKLNLEHLEIKAVIEKYILGELKVMDVKKVTSGFGIYSTKDKKFMTRVRKVGGEFTTENLKKLADIMEKYSIKFAHVSTRDCIQLQGVNPEAVYDVVRECTKNGMPFKGGGGNSYRNPLISPLSGISKESIFDVRPYAIQTDLFVQGMKKAFNLGRKFKVSFSAEPDDHANTIVNDLGFLATVKDGEKGFTVYSGGGLGRGPAMGSTLLDFLPARECIKATAAMIELFHDHGNREQRTKARLRFLAEKLGFKEFKELFLEYYSKVEIPNEYLNFEPENYNEIIDKLSQKETFNNNSKEFETWSNVSVKETRFKDISSVRLFIGKGNFTANQLYKLVDVMENIGCSIIRLTPEQDIYIPFVHKSYLENAYNIIMKNLEIQGAADIKFENHLVTCLGASLCGIGLLDTPVIGEKISKKLDELFIKYSDNKDVYNEIIDGIKFSGCGSSCAGNQIAPLGFEGTKKLIDKKLTECFKVYIGGRIDSKGKKLSKEEENLITVIEAPEFVVGIVEEFLLEFKKCSSLTFADYMQEYRK from the coding sequence ATGATTTCAGAAGAAAAATTGAATTTAGAACATTTAGAAATAAAAGCAGTTATAGAAAAATACATTTTAGGTGAATTAAAGGTTATGGATGTGAAGAAAGTCACATCTGGATTCGGTATATATAGTACAAAAGACAAGAAATTTATGACAAGAGTGAGAAAAGTAGGTGGAGAGTTTACTACTGAAAATCTAAAAAAATTAGCAGATATAATGGAAAAATATAGTATTAAATTTGCTCATGTATCTACAAGGGACTGTATTCAACTTCAAGGAGTAAACCCAGAGGCAGTTTATGATGTAGTAAGAGAATGTACGAAAAATGGTATGCCTTTTAAAGGAGGAGGAGGGAATTCTTATAGAAATCCTTTAATATCCCCACTTTCTGGAATATCTAAAGAGAGTATATTCGATGTAAGACCATATGCTATTCAAACGGATTTATTTGTACAAGGAATGAAAAAAGCTTTTAATCTAGGTAGAAAATTTAAAGTATCATTTTCTGCAGAGCCTGATGATCATGCAAATACCATTGTGAATGATTTAGGTTTTTTAGCTACAGTAAAAGATGGAGAAAAAGGATTTACAGTATACAGTGGAGGAGGACTAGGAAGAGGTCCTGCTATGGGCTCTACCCTTTTGGATTTCCTTCCTGCTAGAGAATGTATAAAAGCTACAGCAGCAATGATAGAGTTATTTCATGACCATGGTAACAGAGAACAGAGAACTAAAGCTAGACTTAGATTTTTAGCAGAAAAATTAGGGTTTAAAGAGTTTAAAGAGTTATTTCTAGAATATTATTCAAAAGTTGAGATACCAAACGAATACTTGAATTTTGAACCTGAGAATTATAATGAAATAATAGATAAATTAAGTCAAAAAGAAACTTTTAATAATAATTCAAAGGAATTTGAAACTTGGTCTAATGTTTCTGTAAAAGAAACTAGATTTAAAGATATCTCTTCAGTAAGACTATTTATAGGGAAAGGAAATTTTACAGCTAATCAATTATATAAATTAGTAGATGTAATGGAAAATATTGGTTGTTCAATTATTAGACTTACACCAGAACAAGATATTTATATTCCTTTTGTTCACAAGTCATATTTAGAAAATGCTTATAATATAATAATGAAAAATTTAGAGATTCAAGGAGCAGCAGACATAAAATTTGAGAATCATTTAGTTACCTGTCTAGGAGCAAGTCTTTGTGGAATAGGTCTTTTAGATACTCCAGTAATTGGGGAAAAGATCTCTAAAAAATTAGATGAACTATTTATAAAATACTCTGACAATAAAGATGTCTATAATGAAATAATAGATGGAATAAAGTTTTCAGGGTGTGGAAGTTCATGTGCCGGTAATCAGATTGCACCTCTTGGATTTGAGGGGACAAAAAAATTAATAGATAAGAAGTTAACAGAATGTTTTAAAGTATATATTGGTGGAAGAATAGATTCTAAAGGAAAAAAACTTTCTAAAGAAGAAGAAAATCTTATAACTGTGATAGAAGCCCCTGAGTTTGTAGTAGGAATTGTAGAAGAATTTCTCTTAGAATTTAAAAAATGCAGCTCACTTACTTTTGCAGATTATATGCAAGAATATAGGAAATAA
- a CDS encoding type II toxin-antitoxin system HicB family antitoxin: protein MKNIYIYPAIFSYANDNDDNDDILVEFPNLDGVFTFGTRPKEAYYKAKNCLESYLYRMEERGKIIPEPPKKNDIKLKENQVIEMIKVNMNLVRDEIHNKAV, encoded by the coding sequence ATGAAAAATATTTATATTTATCCAGCAATTTTTTCATATGCTAATGACAACGATGATAATGATGATATTTTAGTAGAATTTCCTAATTTAGATGGTGTTTTTACCTTTGGGACTAGACCAAAAGAAGCCTATTATAAGGCTAAAAACTGCTTGGAGTCATACCTTTATAGGATGGAGGAACGTGGAAAAATTATTCCTGAACCTCCTAAAAAAAATGATATAAAACTTAAAGAAAATCAAGTTATAGAAATGATTAAAGTTAATATGAACCTAGTCAGAGATGAGATACACAATAAAGCAGTATAA